One stretch of Amycolatopsis sp. NBC_00345 DNA includes these proteins:
- a CDS encoding phosphatidylserine decarboxylase produces MSGKPTGNPLAHAVQLARETVPPMHPAGRPFVFGGLAATLVLRRFSKRLGVVGALATAATATFFREPKRVPPARDNVAVASADGLVSLIEDAVPPPELGLPAEPRMRVSVFLSVFDVHVQRAPATGVIEKVAYRPGKFLSADLDKASEDNERNSVQMRTVDGHELVVVQIAGLVARRILCEIREGDKVTAADTYGIIRFGSRVDLYLPPGSRVLVSKGQRTVGGETVIAELPALGEG; encoded by the coding sequence ATGAGCGGCAAGCCCACCGGCAACCCCCTCGCGCACGCCGTCCAGCTGGCCCGCGAAACCGTGCCGCCGATGCACCCGGCGGGCCGCCCGTTCGTGTTCGGCGGCCTCGCGGCGACGCTGGTGCTGCGCCGGTTCTCCAAGCGCCTCGGCGTCGTCGGCGCGCTCGCCACCGCGGCCACCGCCACGTTCTTCCGCGAGCCGAAGCGGGTTCCGCCCGCGCGCGACAACGTCGCAGTGGCCTCCGCCGACGGACTGGTCTCCCTGATCGAGGACGCCGTGCCGCCGCCCGAGCTGGGCCTGCCCGCCGAGCCGCGGATGCGCGTGAGCGTGTTCCTGTCGGTGTTCGACGTGCACGTCCAGCGCGCGCCGGCCACCGGGGTGATCGAGAAGGTGGCCTACCGGCCGGGCAAGTTCCTGTCCGCGGACCTGGACAAGGCGAGCGAAGACAACGAGCGCAACTCCGTGCAGATGCGCACCGTCGACGGCCACGAGCTCGTCGTCGTGCAGATCGCCGGGCTCGTCGCGCGCCGCATCCTGTGCGAGATCCGCGAGGGTGACAAGGTGACCGCCGCCGACACCTACGGCATCATCCGGTTCGGCTCCCGCGTCGACCTGTACCTGCCGCCCGGCAGCCGCGTCCTGGTCTCGAAGGGCCAGCGCACGGTCGGCGGCGAGACAGTCATCGCCGAGCTGCCCGCGCTGGGAGAAGGCTGA
- a CDS encoding DUF3263 domain-containing protein, translating into MDAAESMAEDQPSPPETGPSETVGGLTEREMQILAFERQWWRHAGAKENAIRERFSLSSTRYYQLLNTLLEKPEAVEADPMLVKRLRKTRAARQRKRGARRLGIELS; encoded by the coding sequence ATGGACGCCGCGGAGTCGATGGCTGAGGACCAGCCGTCGCCGCCGGAGACTGGGCCGTCGGAGACTGTGGGTGGCCTGACCGAGCGCGAGATGCAGATTCTCGCCTTCGAGCGTCAGTGGTGGCGTCATGCCGGCGCCAAGGAGAACGCCATCCGTGAGCGCTTCTCGCTGTCCTCGACCCGCTACTACCAGCTACTGAACACGCTGCTGGAGAAACCCGAGGCGGTGGAGGCCGATCCGATGCTGGTGAAGCGGCTGCGCAAGACGCGGGCCGCGCGGCAGCGTAAACGCGGCGCCCGGCGGCTGGGGATCGAGCTGTCATGA
- a CDS encoding alpha/beta hydrolase family protein → MKFARRGTAVLAAGLLTLAAASTPAASATPAAAPHLPPPTGSQPVGTTSLYLKDTSRPDPWVPTVHARELMVSLWYPATAPDGPRARYMTPTESALVLQDAGITSVPPGVLSTTRTGSFTGARPAGRPHSLPLVVLSPGFKQPRSTLTGLAEELASHGYVVAAIDHTYENVATTFPDGRVTTCAACEVPVHDEAFWQKLATGRAKDVSFVLDELTGSQPKWAGAALLDPSRIAMAGHSAGGAAAIPAMAADPRIRAGIDLDGSVDGPLPDGGLARPFLLLGRAEQYTPGTGPAAASWERAWPSLTGWKRWLVVAGAVHQSFTDIGLLADQLGIPTGATLPGARGLAITRDYTRAFFDLHLRHRAEPVLDGPSGRYPEVAFCTPEPGTCG, encoded by the coding sequence ATGAAGTTCGCGCGAAGAGGCACTGCGGTCCTGGCCGCAGGGCTCCTGACCCTCGCTGCCGCAAGCACTCCAGCCGCTTCAGCCACTCCCGCCGCCGCGCCGCACCTGCCGCCGCCAACCGGCTCCCAGCCGGTCGGCACCACTTCGCTGTACCTGAAGGACACCTCCCGCCCCGACCCCTGGGTTCCCACGGTGCACGCGCGGGAGCTGATGGTTTCCCTGTGGTACCCGGCGACCGCGCCGGACGGGCCACGGGCCCGGTACATGACCCCGACCGAATCCGCACTTGTCTTGCAGGACGCGGGAATCACCAGCGTGCCGCCCGGCGTGCTGAGCACGACGCGGACCGGCTCCTTCACCGGCGCGCGCCCCGCGGGCCGGCCGCACAGCCTGCCGCTCGTCGTGCTGTCGCCCGGTTTCAAGCAGCCGCGGAGCACTCTCACCGGGCTGGCCGAGGAGCTGGCCAGCCACGGTTACGTCGTGGCCGCGATCGACCACACCTACGAGAACGTCGCCACCACGTTCCCCGACGGACGGGTCACGACCTGCGCCGCCTGCGAGGTCCCCGTGCACGACGAGGCGTTCTGGCAGAAGCTGGCGACGGGCCGGGCGAAGGACGTCTCCTTTGTGCTCGACGAGCTGACCGGGTCACAACCGAAGTGGGCGGGCGCGGCGTTGCTTGACCCGTCCCGGATCGCGATGGCCGGCCATTCCGCCGGCGGTGCCGCCGCTATCCCCGCCATGGCGGCCGACCCGCGGATCCGCGCCGGGATCGACCTCGACGGCAGCGTCGACGGGCCGCTGCCGGACGGGGGACTGGCACGGCCGTTCCTGTTGCTGGGGCGCGCCGAGCAGTACACGCCGGGGACCGGCCCGGCCGCCGCGAGCTGGGAGCGGGCCTGGCCGTCGCTGACCGGCTGGAAGCGCTGGCTCGTCGTGGCGGGCGCGGTGCACCAGTCGTTCACCGACATCGGGCTGCTGGCCGACCAGCTCGGCATTCCCACCGGCGCCACCCTGCCCGGCGCGCGCGGCCTGGCGATCACCCGCGACTACACCCGGGCCTTCTTCGACCTGCACCTGCGCCACCGGGCGGAGCCCGTGCTGGACGGGCCGTCCGGGCGGTACCCCGAGGTGGCCTTCTGCACCCCGGAGCCCGGCACCTGCGGCTAG
- the moeA gene encoding molybdopterin molybdotransferase MoeA: MISVDSYRATVSDLLGRSPVTIVPLAGAAGLVLAEDVHAGVSLPPFDNSAMDGYAVRAADVAGAGEVAVTLPVADDIPAGRVDVAPLEPGTAHRIMTGAPLPPGADAVVMVENTDGGTSSVRISAAPAAGTHVRRTGEDVVKGTLALHAGTVLGHSQLGLAAAVGLAELAVYRPLSVLVVSTGTELVEAPNPLRHGQIYESNSVMLAAALRGLGCRVDVVRSVVDDVGEFRGVIEPKLAEVDLLVTSGGVSAGAYEVVKDALTGQGVEFRKVAMQPGGPQGCGRWDGVPVVTLPGNPVSVLVSFEAFLRPALLTAMGHTDVDRRRVRARLTESMSSPTARRQFRRGFYTPTEGEVTGLVGPRGGPGSHLLAAFTQANCLIVLPEEVTEVAEGDEVDVLLL, encoded by the coding sequence GTGATCTCCGTCGACTCCTATCGCGCCACCGTGTCCGACCTGCTCGGACGCTCGCCTGTGACCATCGTCCCGCTGGCCGGGGCCGCCGGTCTCGTCCTGGCCGAAGACGTGCACGCGGGGGTGTCGCTGCCGCCGTTCGACAACTCCGCGATGGACGGCTACGCGGTGCGCGCGGCCGACGTCGCCGGGGCGGGCGAGGTCGCGGTGACGCTGCCGGTGGCCGACGACATCCCGGCCGGCCGCGTGGACGTCGCCCCGCTGGAGCCGGGCACGGCGCACCGGATCATGACCGGCGCGCCGCTGCCGCCCGGCGCGGACGCGGTCGTGATGGTGGAGAACACCGACGGCGGCACGTCGTCGGTCCGGATCTCGGCGGCGCCGGCCGCGGGCACGCACGTGCGGCGCACCGGCGAGGACGTCGTGAAGGGGACTCTCGCGCTGCACGCCGGGACCGTGCTCGGCCACTCGCAGCTGGGCCTGGCCGCGGCCGTGGGATTGGCCGAGCTGGCGGTGTACCGGCCGCTGTCGGTGCTCGTGGTGTCGACCGGCACGGAGCTGGTCGAGGCGCCGAACCCGTTGCGGCACGGGCAGATCTACGAGTCCAACAGCGTGATGCTGGCCGCCGCCCTGCGCGGGCTGGGCTGCCGGGTGGACGTGGTGCGCAGTGTGGTGGACGACGTCGGGGAGTTCCGCGGGGTGATCGAGCCGAAGCTGGCGGAGGTCGATCTGCTGGTGACGTCCGGCGGGGTGTCCGCGGGCGCGTACGAGGTGGTGAAGGACGCGCTGACGGGCCAGGGCGTGGAGTTCCGGAAGGTCGCGATGCAGCCCGGCGGGCCGCAGGGCTGCGGGCGCTGGGACGGCGTGCCGGTGGTGACGCTGCCCGGGAACCCGGTGAGCGTGCTGGTGTCGTTCGAGGCGTTCCTGCGCCCGGCCCTGCTGACGGCGATGGGCCACACGGACGTCGACCGCCGCCGGGTCCGCGCGCGGCTCACGGAGTCGATGTCCTCGCCCACCGCCCGCCGCCAGTTCCGCCGCGGCTTCTACACCCCGACCGAAGGCGAGGTCACCGGCCTGGTCGGCCCGCGCGGCGGCCCCGGCTCGCACCTGCTGGCGGCGTTCACCCAGGCGAACTGCCTGATCGTGCTGCCGGAGGAGGTCACCGAGGTCGCCGAGGGCGACGAGGTGGACGTGCTGCTGCTCTAG
- a CDS encoding TetR/AcrR family transcriptional regulator yields MVRETLTREKVLEAALRLVDEHGMSALSMRKLAAELGVEAMSLYNHVKNKGDLLDGITAHVFESVPLPDEDWGWETRVRRLAEGLYTVFTRHPAVVRTLAAEEANPRSPGALRVIDALVGALLDGGLDETAAARGYRSLMGLTFGAALADSVGLAGTPAEREEPVDDWFVRMVNPRDHPNLLRVLPALQSVDCVQDFQDQLDLLLAGLRVAAARL; encoded by the coding sequence GTGGTCCGGGAGACGCTGACGCGCGAGAAGGTGCTGGAAGCGGCCCTGCGCCTGGTGGACGAGCACGGCATGAGCGCGCTGTCGATGCGCAAGCTGGCGGCGGAGCTGGGTGTCGAGGCGATGTCGCTGTACAACCACGTCAAGAACAAGGGCGACCTGCTCGACGGGATCACCGCGCACGTCTTCGAGTCCGTGCCGCTGCCGGACGAGGACTGGGGCTGGGAGACGCGCGTCCGGCGGCTCGCGGAGGGGCTGTACACGGTGTTCACGCGGCATCCGGCCGTGGTCCGGACGCTGGCGGCGGAGGAGGCGAACCCGCGTTCACCGGGCGCGCTGCGGGTGATCGACGCGTTGGTGGGCGCCCTGCTCGACGGCGGACTCGACGAGACCGCCGCCGCCCGCGGCTACCGCTCGCTGATGGGCCTGACGTTCGGCGCGGCCCTCGCGGACTCCGTCGGCCTGGCCGGCACCCCCGCCGAACGCGAGGAACCGGTCGACGACTGGTTCGTGCGCATGGTGAACCCGCGTGATCACCCGAACCTGCTCCGGGTCCTGCCCGCCCTGCAGTCGGTCGACTGCGTGCAGGACTTTCAGGATCAGCTCGACCTGCTGCTCGCCGGCCTCCGGGTGGCTGCCGCCCGCTTGTGA
- a CDS encoding LytR C-terminal domain-containing protein: MSFFSGLSRPLRAAGVALIGVAVVAAVIGGVSLATSGGSDNNTAGPSGTAGPSSQPSSSGGPSSSAPSSSAPSSPSSPPSSSPAPGSSSAVPPGGQPTGQPGQPGGQPGQPGSDQQASNKWVTVRVYNNSLIKHLAEQAADDFRSGGWNVPEVGNYSQGVIDHTTAYFRPGTDEEAAAKQLATEFGFQALPRFEGIQDSSPGVIVIITKDYQSGHKGS, translated from the coding sequence ATGAGCTTCTTCTCGGGACTGTCCCGGCCACTGCGGGCCGCGGGCGTCGCCCTGATCGGGGTGGCCGTGGTCGCCGCCGTGATCGGTGGCGTCAGCCTGGCGACCAGTGGCGGGTCCGACAACAACACCGCCGGCCCCAGCGGCACGGCCGGGCCCTCGTCCCAGCCTTCGTCGTCTGGTGGCCCGTCGTCCTCGGCGCCGAGCTCGAGCGCACCCTCGTCACCCAGCTCGCCGCCCTCTTCGTCGCCCGCGCCGGGCTCGTCGTCGGCGGTCCCGCCGGGCGGCCAGCCCACCGGCCAGCCGGGTCAGCCCGGTGGGCAGCCGGGCCAGCCGGGGTCCGACCAGCAGGCGTCCAACAAGTGGGTCACCGTGCGGGTCTACAACAACTCGCTGATCAAGCACCTGGCCGAGCAGGCCGCGGACGACTTCCGCAGCGGGGGCTGGAACGTGCCCGAGGTCGGCAACTACTCCCAGGGCGTCATCGACCACACCACGGCCTACTTCCGCCCCGGCACCGACGAGGAGGCGGCCGCGAAGCAGCTGGCCACCGAGTTCGGCTTCCAGGCGCTGCCGCGGTTCGAGGGCATCCAGGACTCGAGCCCCGGCGTGATAGTGATCATCACCAAGGACTACCAGAGCGGCCACAAGGGCAGCTGA
- a CDS encoding GlsB/YeaQ/YmgE family stress response membrane protein — protein sequence MGFFTWIIFGALVGWIANVVVGGADRRRQGCLVSVLVGVLGAALGGFVYQLATGEHQRFEFDFPSFGVAILGAIVLLAILRLVSSASRGRGHDRDRNRDRL from the coding sequence ATGGGCTTCTTCACCTGGATCATCTTCGGCGCGCTGGTCGGCTGGATCGCGAACGTCGTGGTCGGCGGCGCGGACCGGCGACGCCAGGGCTGCCTGGTCAGCGTGCTGGTCGGGGTGCTCGGCGCGGCCCTCGGCGGCTTCGTCTACCAGCTCGCCACCGGCGAGCACCAGCGGTTCGAGTTCGACTTCCCCAGCTTCGGCGTCGCCATCCTCGGCGCGATCGTGCTGCTGGCGATCCTGCGCCTGGTCAGCTCCGCGAGCCGCGGCCGGGGCCACGACCGCGACCGGAACCGTGACCGTTTGTAA
- a CDS encoding MFS transporter, which produces MTGVSHLLGAALAAGTAKVFFSVAYRSYLRALVEREQLLAANTRLQGSEAVAQVGGPGLTGLLAGVFGPVSGVLVDAVSFGVSALCLRGIRQREAKPVAAPRVRLRTQVAAGLRFVAGDWYLRTLVAFGAVSNLALNGYTSIQVVYLACDLGAGVGTIGVVLALVEVGGVVAALLIGRLATRFGTARAFLLCEALASPAMLIGPLDGLGFFVVAGAAVCAGLVGSNVLTGTFRQRYCPPELFGRITASSAVVNYSTIPLGGVLGGILGQALGVRETMFVMGAVQLAALAIPVFSPLRPLRDFPQRQGERVG; this is translated from the coding sequence GTGACCGGGGTGTCGCACCTGCTGGGCGCCGCGCTGGCCGCGGGCACGGCGAAAGTGTTCTTTTCCGTTGCCTACCGCAGTTATCTGCGGGCGCTCGTCGAGCGTGAGCAGCTGCTCGCGGCCAACACTCGGCTGCAGGGCAGCGAGGCGGTCGCGCAGGTGGGCGGGCCGGGGCTCACCGGGCTGCTGGCGGGCGTTTTCGGGCCGGTGAGCGGGGTTCTGGTCGACGCGGTCAGCTTCGGGGTGTCGGCGTTGTGCCTGCGCGGGATCCGGCAGCGGGAGGCGAAACCCGTTGCCGCGCCGCGGGTCCGGCTGCGGACGCAGGTCGCGGCGGGGCTGCGGTTCGTCGCCGGGGATTGGTACCTGCGGACGCTCGTGGCGTTCGGCGCGGTGTCCAATCTCGCGCTCAACGGGTACACGTCGATCCAGGTCGTTTACCTTGCCTGTGACCTCGGGGCCGGGGTGGGCACGATCGGTGTCGTGCTCGCGCTGGTCGAGGTGGGCGGCGTCGTCGCGGCGTTGCTGATCGGGCGGCTGGCCACGCGATTCGGGACGGCGCGGGCGTTCTTGCTGTGCGAAGCGCTCGCCTCGCCCGCGATGCTGATCGGGCCGTTGGACGGGCTGGGGTTCTTCGTGGTGGCCGGAGCCGCGGTCTGCGCCGGGCTCGTCGGGTCCAATGTGCTCACCGGCACCTTCCGCCAGCGCTACTGCCCGCCTGAGCTGTTCGGGCGGATCACCGCGTCCTCGGCCGTTGTCAACTACAGCACGATTCCGTTGGGCGGCGTGCTCGGCGGGATCCTCGGGCAGGCACTCGGCGTGCGGGAGACGATGTTCGTGATGGGCGCCGTGCAGCTGGCCGCGCTCGCGATCCCGGTCTTCAGCCCGCTGCGCCCGCTCCGGGATTTCCCGCAGCGCCAAGGAGAACGCGTCGGCTGA
- a CDS encoding ArsR/SmtB family transcription factor, with product MTEREVHEIRDSQVLAAMSHPLRRRLLDVLKLDGPATASVLAEKTGQAVGNVSHHLKVLAGASLVEEAPELARDRRERWWRRPSRVLAWSTADFVGDPVADAAETLSLDRQFTLARTWVASLETEAEQWRDSWFANETWARLSVAELAELNSRVIALFAEYSERDLPDDGVERRPAFLFARGFPAQP from the coding sequence GTGACCGAACGCGAAGTCCATGAGATCCGCGACTCACAGGTGCTGGCGGCGATGTCGCACCCGTTGCGCCGCCGCCTGCTCGACGTGCTGAAGCTCGACGGCCCGGCGACGGCGTCCGTGCTCGCGGAGAAGACCGGCCAGGCCGTGGGGAACGTCAGCCACCACCTGAAGGTGCTGGCGGGCGCGTCGCTGGTGGAGGAGGCGCCCGAGCTGGCGCGCGACCGCCGTGAGCGCTGGTGGCGCCGGCCCTCGCGCGTCCTGGCGTGGTCGACGGCGGACTTCGTGGGCGACCCCGTCGCCGACGCCGCGGAGACCCTGAGCCTCGACCGGCAGTTCACGCTCGCGCGCACGTGGGTCGCGTCACTGGAGACCGAGGCCGAGCAGTGGCGCGATTCGTGGTTCGCCAACGAAACCTGGGCCCGGCTGTCCGTCGCGGAGCTGGCCGAGCTGAACTCGCGCGTCATCGCCCTCTTCGCCGAGTACTCGGAACGCGACTTGCCCGACGACGGTGTTGAGCGTCGCCCGGCGTTCCTTTTCGCCCGCGGCTTTCCCGCACAGCCGTGA
- the pssA gene encoding CDP-diacylglycerol--serine O-phosphatidyltransferase — translation MVRVTTPGIRLLPNAITVLALCAGLSSVQFALTNNYAMAIASIGIAAVLDALDGRIARLLDATSKMGAELDSLSDGISFGVAPALVLYVWQSGGDRIGWVASLIFAVCMILRLARFNTLLDDTDQPPYASEFFVGVPAPAGGLVAMLPLIVTLQWGEGWWSQQYVVLAWTIAVAVLLISRIPTLSLKSVKAPAKAIAPLLVGVGLLAAAIIQFPLVALAAALVLYLLHIPYSVYRNRWLAAHPEAWTVPSRERRAIRRARSQRRLRLRPASRRVAGAAMRAVRLPRNGSDFVRSTRAAHRDRDRDHGTTTGAAPGSTSGPGQRRRSWRRMGIRRK, via the coding sequence ATGGTCCGCGTGACCACCCCGGGCATCCGGCTGCTGCCGAACGCCATCACCGTGCTCGCGCTGTGCGCCGGGCTTTCTTCGGTGCAGTTCGCGCTCACGAACAACTACGCAATGGCGATCGCGTCGATCGGCATCGCCGCCGTGCTGGACGCCCTCGACGGCCGCATCGCGCGCCTGCTCGACGCCACGTCGAAGATGGGCGCGGAACTCGACTCGCTGTCCGACGGCATCTCGTTCGGCGTCGCGCCGGCACTGGTGCTGTACGTGTGGCAGTCCGGCGGCGACCGCATCGGCTGGGTCGCGTCGCTGATCTTCGCGGTCTGCATGATCCTGCGGCTCGCGCGCTTCAACACCCTGCTCGACGACACGGACCAGCCGCCCTACGCGAGCGAGTTCTTCGTCGGTGTGCCCGCCCCGGCCGGTGGCCTGGTCGCGATGCTGCCGCTGATCGTGACGCTGCAGTGGGGCGAGGGCTGGTGGTCGCAGCAGTACGTGGTGCTGGCGTGGACGATCGCCGTCGCCGTGCTGCTGATCAGCCGCATCCCGACGCTGTCGCTGAAGAGCGTGAAGGCGCCCGCGAAGGCGATCGCGCCCCTGCTCGTGGGCGTCGGGCTGCTGGCCGCGGCGATCATCCAGTTCCCGCTGGTGGCGCTGGCCGCCGCGCTGGTGCTGTACCTGCTGCACATCCCGTACTCGGTCTACCGGAACCGCTGGCTCGCCGCGCACCCCGAGGCCTGGACGGTCCCGTCGCGCGAACGCCGCGCCATCCGCCGCGCCCGCAGCCAGCGCCGGCTCCGGCTGCGCCCGGCCTCCCGCCGCGTCGCGGGGGCCGCCATGCGCGCCGTCCGCCTGCCCCGCAACGGCTCCGACTTCGTCCGCTCCACCCGCGCCGCCCACCGCGACCGCGACCGCGACCACGGCACGACCACGGGCGCCGCTCCCGGCTCGACCTCCGGCCCCGGCCAGCGCCGACGAAGCTGGCGACGCATGGGCATCCGCCGCAAGTAG
- a CDS encoding nitroreductase family protein — MDTETLLTTTRSVRRKLDLERPVPREVIADCLRVAQQAPAAGGLLTAQRWIAVTDPEIRAEVAPLVQQAAHAAWAQYADLVDSSMFVSARHLVDHIGRVPALVIPCMPGRPPTEPAEQSSYYGSIYPAIWSFQLALRTRGLASSMCSYHIAGHEEDVAKLLGIPEGFTQIGLLAVAYSKQAEFSPAARPPVEDILSFDTWAGPRR, encoded by the coding sequence ATGGACACCGAGACGCTGCTCACCACCACCCGCTCCGTCCGGCGGAAGCTGGACCTCGAGCGGCCCGTGCCGCGGGAGGTCATCGCGGACTGCCTGCGCGTCGCCCAGCAGGCGCCGGCCGCGGGCGGGCTGCTCACCGCCCAGCGCTGGATCGCCGTCACCGACCCGGAGATCAGGGCCGAGGTCGCCCCGCTCGTCCAGCAGGCCGCGCACGCCGCCTGGGCGCAGTACGCCGACCTGGTCGACAGCAGCATGTTCGTCTCGGCGCGGCACCTGGTCGACCACATCGGCCGCGTGCCCGCGCTGGTGATCCCGTGCATGCCGGGCCGCCCGCCGACGGAGCCAGCCGAGCAGTCGTCGTACTACGGCTCGATCTACCCGGCGATCTGGAGCTTCCAGCTCGCGCTGCGCACCCGTGGCCTGGCCAGCTCGATGTGCTCGTACCACATCGCGGGCCACGAGGAGGACGTCGCGAAGCTGCTCGGCATCCCCGAGGGCTTCACGCAGATCGGCCTCCTCGCGGTGGCCTACTCGAAGCAGGCGGAGTTCTCACCCGCCGCCCGGCCGCCGGTCGAAGACATCCTGTCGTTCGACACCTGGGCGGGCCCGCGTCGCTAG
- a CDS encoding AAA family ATPase, with the protein MSDPQITLTVRHTPSALDARRGVVRLHPEVLDALGLRAWDAVHLTGARRSVALAAPSDEAGTPGVVLTDDVTMSNLGITEGSEIVVAPAVVAAAKTVTVAGSRLASAAVPPQTLRLALTGKVVTLGDAVSLLPQDLSPVPGSDVIAVRGQLSRAIGTTWTNELLTVTATEPAGVVAIGPSTVVSWRGGARTGEPAGGEPSTRSATALVRSTAVTAAEDYIDAEVIEEVVVTESAEAAEPVPPVTDLVGAESAARKLAEWFDLAFHRPDLLARLGTTAHLGVLLSGPEGVGKATLVRSVAKAEKVRVVSLAAPNIAVLEPNAAHARLREAISRATDGDGPAVLLINDVDALLPATQPPPVATVLLEELRAALRREGLALVATTQRAESVDPRLRTTELLDRELGLPLPDAKTRTELLRILLRDVPVEPGADLGVLAERTPGFVAADLIALRRDAALRAALRQREAEEPRISQQDLLDALATVRPISLSTSDNLATGGLTLDDVGNMVDVKQSLTETVLWPLRYPDSFARLGVDPPRGVLLYGPPGGGKTFLVRALAGTGALNVFAIKGAELLDKWVGESERAVRDLFRRAADAAPSLIFLDEIDALAPRRGQSSDSGVADRVVAALLTELDGVEPMREVVVLGATNRPELVDPALLRPGRLERRVYVPPPDAESRAAILIASSKNTPLASDVDLKELASTLDGYSAADCAALIREAALTAMRESLEAHEVTSAHLAKARKAVRPSLDPVQLATLEAYAQAQQER; encoded by the coding sequence GTGAGCGACCCGCAGATCACGCTGACCGTCCGGCACACACCGTCCGCACTCGACGCACGACGAGGGGTGGTGCGGCTGCACCCGGAGGTGCTCGACGCGCTGGGCCTGCGCGCCTGGGACGCCGTGCACCTCACCGGGGCCCGCCGGAGCGTCGCGCTGGCGGCGCCGTCCGACGAGGCGGGCACCCCCGGCGTGGTGCTGACCGACGACGTCACGATGTCGAACCTCGGCATCACCGAGGGCTCCGAGATCGTCGTCGCGCCGGCCGTCGTGGCCGCGGCGAAGACGGTGACGGTCGCCGGGTCGCGGCTGGCCAGCGCGGCGGTGCCGCCGCAGACCCTGCGGCTGGCGCTGACCGGCAAGGTGGTCACCCTCGGCGACGCGGTTTCCCTGCTGCCGCAAGACCTTTCCCCCGTGCCGGGCTCGGACGTCATCGCCGTGCGCGGCCAGCTCTCCCGCGCGATCGGCACCACCTGGACCAACGAGCTGCTCACGGTCACGGCCACCGAGCCGGCCGGCGTGGTCGCGATCGGACCGTCCACTGTGGTCAGCTGGCGGGGCGGGGCGCGCACCGGCGAGCCGGCGGGCGGCGAGCCCTCGACGCGCAGCGCGACGGCGCTGGTCCGCAGCACGGCCGTCACCGCGGCCGAGGACTACATCGACGCGGAGGTCATCGAGGAGGTGGTGGTCACCGAGTCGGCGGAGGCGGCCGAGCCGGTGCCGCCGGTGACCGACCTGGTCGGCGCGGAAAGCGCGGCGCGCAAGCTCGCCGAGTGGTTCGACCTGGCGTTCCACCGCCCGGACCTGCTCGCGCGGCTCGGCACCACGGCCCACCTCGGCGTGCTGCTGTCCGGGCCGGAGGGCGTCGGGAAGGCGACGCTCGTGCGGTCCGTGGCCAAGGCCGAGAAGGTGCGCGTGGTGTCGCTGGCCGCGCCGAACATCGCCGTGCTGGAGCCGAACGCCGCGCACGCCCGCCTGCGCGAGGCGATCAGCCGGGCGACCGACGGCGACGGGCCGGCGGTGCTGCTGATCAACGACGTCGACGCGCTGCTGCCCGCCACCCAGCCGCCGCCCGTGGCCACCGTCCTGCTGGAGGAGCTGCGTGCGGCGCTGCGCCGCGAGGGCCTCGCTCTGGTGGCGACGACCCAGCGCGCGGAGTCCGTCGACCCCAGGCTGCGCACCACCGAGCTGCTCGACCGCGAGCTGGGCCTGCCGCTGCCCGACGCGAAGACCCGCACCGAGCTGCTGCGGATCCTGCTACGTGACGTGCCGGTGGAACCGGGCGCCGACCTGGGCGTGCTCGCCGAGCGGACGCCGGGGTTCGTCGCCGCGGACCTGATCGCGCTGCGCCGGGACGCGGCGCTGCGGGCCGCGCTGCGCCAGCGTGAGGCCGAGGAGCCGCGCATCTCCCAGCAGGACCTGCTGGACGCGCTGGCCACCGTCCGGCCGATCTCGCTGTCCACTTCGGACAACCTGGCCACCGGCGGGCTGACGCTCGACGACGTCGGCAACATGGTGGACGTCAAGCAGTCGCTGACCGAGACGGTGCTGTGGCCGCTGCGCTACCCGGACTCGTTCGCCCGGCTGGGCGTCGACCCGCCGCGCGGCGTGCTGCTCTACGGCCCGCCCGGCGGCGGCAAGACGTTCCTCGTCCGCGCGCTGGCGGGCACGGGCGCGCTGAACGTGTTCGCGATCAAGGGCGCCGAGCTGCTGGACAAGTGGGTCGGCGAGTCGGAGCGCGCGGTGCGCGACCTGTTCCGGCGGGCCGCCGACGCCGCGCCGTCGCTGATCTTCCTGGACGAGATCGACGCGCTCGCGCCGCGGCGCGGCCAGTCCTCGGACTCCGGTGTGGCCGACCGCGTGGTCGCCGCCCTGCTCACCGAGCTGGACGGTGTGGAGCCGATGCGCGAGGTCGTGGTGCTGGGCGCCACCAACCGGCCCGAGCTGGTCGACCCCGCGCTGCTGCGGCCCGGACGGCTGGAACGGCGCGTCTACGTGCCGCCGCCGGACGCCGAGTCGCGGGCCGCCATCCTCATCGCCAGCTCGAAGAACACCCCGCTGGCGTCCGATGTGGACCTGAAGGAGCTGGCGTCCACGCTGGACGGTTACTCCGCGGCCGACTGCGCCGCCCTGATCCGCGAGGCCGCGCTCACCGCGATGCGCGAGTCGCTGGAGGCCCACGAGGTGACGTCCGCGCACCTGGCCAAGGCCCGCAAGGCCGTGCGGCCGTCGCTGGACCCCGTGCAGCTGGCCACGCTGGAGGCCTACGCCCAGGCGCAGCAGGAACGCTGA